ACCACGGGTTTGAGCTGATCTTTCCCAGCGTGGTGCCTGCGCTGAAAAAAGGCGCGACAATGCGCCAGATGATCGTTCAATCCTATGTTGATGGCACCATCGAAAATGATCTGAGCGATATTCAGATTGTTGATATGGTCGACCAGTTTGTCGAAGACTTGCGTCGCGGCAAGTCAGAGCTGCGGATTGTGAGAACGAGGGACGGCCGGGTGTTTCAGGCACGGGACGTCAAACTGGGATCCCGGCATTATGCCTCGTTGCGGGTGGATATAACACAGTTGCAGCAACAGCAGGACATCATCACCGAACAGGCGGTGTCGCTGGAGGCTGCGAATGAAGAGTTGCGCACCTTCTCCTCGATTGCGGCACATGACCTAAAGGCACCGCTGTTCAGTCTGCTCAACCTGATTGATTTTATGGCCGAGGATATGCAGGAGGCCGGGATCACGCTGCCGCAGGACATTCAGGTCAATTGGCAGGAAATTGAATCGCTGTCGCAGCGCATGATGCGGTTGGTGCAGGATTTGCTGGTCTATGCCACTACCCAAAGCGAATGCCACCAGTCAGAGGTGATACAGCCGTCGCATCGCCTGCGAGAGGTGTTGGATCTGGTAGGCCCACGCGAGGGGTTTGATGTGACCATTGCGGCAGATATGCCAGATCTTCGGGTCAATCCCATCGCTTTTGACATGGTGATGCGCAATCTGATTGCCAATGCGCTACAGCACCACGATCAGGAGCGCGGATATGTTGTGCTGGAGGCGACAACCAGCGGCGATGCCGTGACGATCTCTGTGCGCGACGATGGGCCGGGCATTCCTGAGCAACACTGGGACGAGATATTTGCGCCGTTTCATCGGCTTTCGACATCGACAGAGGGCAGCGGATTGGGGCTGGCGTTCATTAAGAAAACGGTCGAGAGCTGGGGTGGGACTGTACAGGTGAAGGCGGCCGAGCCACGCGGTGCGGTGTTTGAGGTGAGTTTTCCCAGATCCACCACCGCTGAGACGGCTCTGCAACAAGTGGTCGCGGTCTGAGGCGTATTTTAGGTCGCGGCTGATTTGTTGTCCTGCATGTGCTGCGACAATTGATTGGGCTTGGCAACCAATCTTTGCAGCGTTTCTATGTCCAACCCGGTCGAGGCAATTACGCATTCGGTGATTGGCCCGGTCGTCTTG
Above is a genomic segment from Phaeobacter porticola containing:
- a CDS encoding ATP-binding protein, whose product is MTYEEFHPYSFTDAEGQPQGVSIDLMRHIASVAGREVQFHANQNPAGMLSELRSGAADVTSLLALTPKRLTAGLGTRELGAFELRAFVRRDGPITTLGDLTGTTVGVVKGSFAITGARLVPFSKVVEFDTTDDLILPLLTGEIDAVVSSQNSFLRRLRMAHVEDSIVSLLPSLVISPYGFVVAPDQESLRTALNAAIDSSVTANLLATVEKKWFGRSRTLWDNKLVRWGLLLSTAMLAAILTLGYWFFHYRQQSAQLLRDRAGDQLLIRALDEVAAAIVIYDTELKAVHWNHGFELIFPSVVPALKKGATMRQMIVQSYVDGTIENDLSDIQIVDMVDQFVEDLRRGKSELRIVRTRDGRVFQARDVKLGSRHYASLRVDITQLQQQQDIITEQAVSLEAANEELRTFSSIAAHDLKAPLFSLLNLIDFMAEDMQEAGITLPQDIQVNWQEIESLSQRMMRLVQDLLVYATTQSECHQSEVIQPSHRLREVLDLVGPREGFDVTIAADMPDLRVNPIAFDMVMRNLIANALQHHDQERGYVVLEATTSGDAVTISVRDDGPGIPEQHWDEIFAPFHRLSTSTEGSGLGLAFIKKTVESWGGTVQVKAAEPRGAVFEVSFPRSTTAETALQQVVAV